A stretch of the Rosa rugosa chromosome 5, drRosRugo1.1, whole genome shotgun sequence genome encodes the following:
- the LOC133711438 gene encoding uncharacterized protein LOC133711438: MVSDLILSPGVWNQALLQELFPLHITQKILALPLSNRMHADRWIWSGDKKGGFTVKSAYHIARDRVLGENSSMPNPSAELWNRIWQAPVPGKVKICVWKAASNILPSRSRLSERGIDIDTQCPFCDEEIESPLHALRDCSHAKSFLQLANIPTVPSSASVIEWLVASYSQSPTTFATLLMVIWATWRNRNAKVWGDEAKLASEVVPLTLGWWEEFKVAHSSSRLASPIQNVRWKKPPIGMIKLNVDAAFSTADGSVGVGGVFRDFEGSCLGGFRHTLPAASSARHAELVALLVGVQLAISHQFVPLIVETDCQDLVQAVVHASFDHSELGYLLGDLREVLQLASFAQVHHVRRAANIVAHTLAQDARHGQFFMQFFTVPPPNVVELISIDCNDL, from the coding sequence ATGGTTTCAGATCTTATTTTATCTCCAGGTGTTTGGAACCAGGCTTTACTACAGGAGCTCTTCCCTTTACATATTACACAAAAGATCTTGGCGCTACCGCTTAGTAATCGTATGCATGCTGATCGGTGGATTTGGTCTGGTGATAAGAAGGGAGGCTTCACCGTCAAATCCGCCTACCATATAGCACGGGATAGAGTTTTGGGTGAGAATTCTAGCATGCCTAACCCTAGTGCCGAGCTTTGGAACAGGATTTGGCAAGCCCCGGTCCCGGGGAAGGTTAAAATTTGTGTATGGAAGGCGGCGTCCAATATTCTTCCATCTCGGAGTCGGCTAAGTGAAAGGGGTATAGACATTGATACCCAATGCCCATTCTGTGACGAAGAAATTGAGTCCCCTCTACATGCATTAAGAGATTGCTCTCAtgcaaaatcctttcttcaatTGGCAAATATTCCCACTGTTCCCTCTTCTGCAAGCGTGATAGAGTGGTTAGTAGCTTCTTATTCTCAGTCCCCTACTACCTTTGCTACCTTGTTGATGGTGATTTGGGCAACTTGGCGTAATCGAAACGCGAAAGTGTGGGGAGATGAAGCTAAGTTAGCTTCGGAAGTTGTGCCACTTACTCTAGGATGGTGGGAGGAATTTAAGGTTGCTCATTCATCTTCTCGCCTAGCATCTCCAATACAGAATGTTAGATGGAAGAAGCCTCCTATAGGGATGATCAAACTAAATGTGGATGCGGCTTTTAGCACTGCGGATGGGAGTGTAGGTGTTGGGGGTGTGTTTCGAGACTTTGAGGGCTCTTGTTTGGGAGGTTTTCGCCACACACTTCCTGCAGCTTCTTCCGCTCGGCATGCGGAACTGGTAGCGCTGCTGGTGGGTGTCCAGCTAGCTATCTCTCATCAATTTGTCCCTCTGATAGTGGAGACTGATTGTCAAGACTTGGTACAAGCTGTGGTGCATGCCTCCTTTGATCATTCGGAGCTGGGCTACCTATTAGGTGACCTTCGAGAGGTCTTGCAGCTAGCATCCTTTGCGCAAGTTCATCATGTGCGCCGAGCAGCAAACATAGTGGCTCATACTTTAGCACAAGATGCTAGACATGGGCAGTTTTTTATGCAGTTCTTTACTGTACCTCCTCCAAATGTGGTGGAGCTTATATCCATTGATTGTAATGACTTGTAA